A portion of the Actomonas aquatica genome contains these proteins:
- a CDS encoding cellulase family glycosylhydrolase: MPASTSFNRPRPRALRAWIGALLLATLPTLAFTAPVELGFFVPSTDGNPFAREIWARVETPEEHVLDLPAYYDGGNRWAVRTRAAERGNYELLSASEFIDGVSTPLAIEAEGRGRVRVRDTDESGGYIGIDRRSGLRFVDGRGQLYTPWGGNLPWAASGQQPEDYYPAAFSDFRTVGFNWTRVWMCHWGRLNLDWVEPEHGEQPALGTLDLGVAQRLDQVINAAESAGLRLQLVLQHHGQYTTYNNSDWDENPWNGANEGGFLTDPTDFFTDAHARQLTRDKFRYIAARWGYSPSIMAWELFNEVMWTNARRGDAADNAAVAAWHDEMARHLRRYDVHGHLITTSDDDLHHAMWSAMDYYQPHLYASNMVLGLQALELSDREIDRPVFYGEMGDDNMAGLSSEQRATGFVHPILAWAGLFSRATAPAQMWYIETLRANDRWDEVASLSNFVTASGLLRHPLPHIEQPLVTGGDTTDMRLEPGHYWHRGPNPTIDVPADGTLPPRLIDFGRILTNAAQEHPFPSKVTLRYDAPAAATASLTVARVSNPGGALRITVDDETVVDQRFPAAATGRPAIADVSFPFRLGYGAHEIVIENPTGPDWIDLGDLNLGLPVPALTAVARRSPTRAVVWVHHRDNLLSPAADDELQPTAATVHVDDLPAGDWRISWWDPEAGRVSDEHTVRHPGGALALPTPAILRHAAAWLVRLPDEQ, from the coding sequence ATGCCCGCCTCGACCTCGTTTAACCGACCGCGTCCACGCGCCCTGCGGGCGTGGATCGGTGCCCTCCTCCTCGCCACCCTGCCGACGTTGGCATTCACCGCGCCGGTGGAACTCGGCTTCTTCGTCCCGAGCACCGACGGCAACCCCTTCGCCCGCGAAATCTGGGCTCGGGTTGAAACGCCGGAAGAGCACGTGCTCGACCTGCCGGCCTACTACGATGGCGGCAACCGCTGGGCCGTGCGCACCCGCGCCGCCGAGCGCGGCAACTACGAGCTGCTCTCCGCCAGCGAATTTATCGACGGCGTCTCCACCCCGCTCGCTATCGAAGCCGAGGGGCGCGGACGCGTGCGCGTGCGCGATACCGATGAGTCGGGCGGCTACATCGGCATCGACCGGCGCTCCGGCCTCCGTTTTGTCGATGGACGCGGGCAACTCTACACCCCGTGGGGCGGCAACCTCCCCTGGGCCGCCAGCGGTCAGCAGCCGGAGGACTACTACCCGGCGGCATTCAGCGACTTTCGCACGGTTGGCTTCAACTGGACCCGCGTCTGGATGTGCCACTGGGGCCGCCTCAACCTCGATTGGGTGGAGCCCGAGCACGGCGAGCAGCCAGCGCTCGGCACGCTCGATCTCGGAGTCGCCCAGCGCCTCGACCAGGTGATCAACGCCGCCGAGTCTGCCGGACTGCGCCTCCAACTCGTCCTGCAGCACCACGGCCAATACACCACCTACAACAACTCCGACTGGGATGAGAACCCGTGGAACGGGGCCAACGAGGGCGGCTTCCTCACCGACCCCACCGACTTCTTCACCGACGCGCACGCCCGCCAACTCACCCGCGACAAGTTCCGCTACATCGCTGCCCGCTGGGGTTACTCGCCATCCATCATGGCCTGGGAGCTCTTCAACGAAGTCATGTGGACCAACGCCCGCCGCGGTGACGCCGCCGACAACGCCGCGGTCGCCGCCTGGCACGACGAGATGGCCCGCCACCTGCGCCGCTACGACGTGCACGGCCACCTCATCACCACCAGTGACGACGACCTGCACCACGCCATGTGGAGCGCGATGGATTATTACCAGCCCCACCTCTACGCCTCCAACATGGTGCTCGGCCTGCAGGCGCTCGAGCTGAGCGACCGCGAGATCGACCGCCCCGTCTTTTACGGCGAGATGGGCGACGACAACATGGCCGGTCTCTCCTCCGAGCAACGCGCCACCGGCTTCGTGCATCCCATCCTCGCGTGGGCCGGCCTCTTCAGCCGCGCCACCGCGCCCGCCCAGATGTGGTATATTGAAACCCTGCGCGCCAATGATCGTTGGGACGAAGTCGCGTCGCTCAGCAACTTTGTCACCGCCAGCGGCCTCCTGCGCCATCCCCTGCCCCACATCGAGCAACCCCTCGTCACCGGCGGCGACACCACCGACATGCGCCTCGAGCCCGGTCACTACTGGCACCGCGGTCCGAATCCCACGATCGACGTCCCGGCCGACGGCACCCTGCCGCCCCGCCTGATCGATTTCGGCCGCATCCTCACCAATGCCGCGCAGGAGCATCCCTTCCCCAGCAAGGTCACGCTGCGCTACGACGCCCCCGCCGCCGCCACCGCCAGCCTCACCGTGGCCCGCGTCAGCAATCCCGGCGGCGCCCTGCGCATCACCGTCGATGACGAGACCGTGGTAGACCAACGTTTCCCGGCTGCCGCCACCGGTCGTCCCGCCATTGCCGACGTCTCCTTTCCCTTCCGCCTCGGCTACGGCGCGCATGAGATCGTCATCGAGAACCCCACCGGACCCGACTGGATTGACCTCGGCGACCTTAACTTGGGTCTGCCGGTCCCCGCGCTCACCGCCGTCGCTCGTCGCAGTCCCACCCGAGCTGTCGTGTGGGTCCACCACCGCGACAACCTGCTCTCCCCGGCCGCCGACGACGAACTTCAGCCCACCGCCGCCACCGTTCATGTGGACGACCTGCCCGCCGGCGACTGGCGCATCAGCTGGTGGGACCCCGAGGCTGGCCGGGTGAGCGACGAACATACCGTCCGTCACCCCGGTGGCGCGTTGGCCCTGCCCACGCCCGCCATCCTCCGCCACGCCGCCGCCTGGCTCGTGCGCCTGCCCGACGAGCAGTAA
- a CDS encoding beta-mannosidase, which yields MRHQLLSRATWTFRDASTKKWLPATVPGCVHLDLRQAGLIPDPFFGTNELELQWIEERDWEYRARFKVDAQLLGEEIVELVAEGLDTVATVTLNGKVVARTANMFTPFRWDVKKLLKPGAQNELLIRFDSAMAYLRENHNAHTYREFNDPVGNSNRIRKQQCQFGWDWGPRLVTAGVWRSIQLEAWSTNRLDNLVVKQVHDAKGGVQLDLTPELARPDADAACRWKLQLDGETVATGEGASIVVPDPQLWWPAGQGAQPLYTLTVDVVDATGTKIGRWSQRIGLRTITLDQSKDEWGEAFRFLVNGRPIFAKGANWIPAHSFVVGLSRADTERDLRSAVEANMNMIRVWGGGIYESEDFYDVCDELGLMVWQDFAFACTLYPVNEDFRELVRPEATAQIRRLRHRASLALWCGNNEVWMLNRETVTDETKVEIRSAYEKLFHELLPEVVAENDPATSYWPSSPWRRDGVHGHEAGETSGDSHYWDVWHSRKPIKSYELWKFRFVSEFGMQSYSSPATNATFCPADDTNVFGPTMENHQKNAAGNQIILDYVSRQYRFPQTQDDLIYLSQLNQARCMQMGVEHYRRLMPRCMGALYWQLNDCWPVASWSSIEFTGRWKALHYAARRFYAPALVSAHVPGDEQVTIGNYRKSTMDVAHLYTVYDAPEPTRGVMSWDLMHIDGTRLGGGTKKVVLRPGEAVKQKTLDLHKLFKKTSHDDVYVRIALEIDGQRVSEETVLLASPRFMHLPRGKVRCKVKALDAHRFQLTFTSPVLQHRFAFDLGKLDYRASDNFFELYPNESKSVVVTLKRKLTAAKLREQLTWRSLVDTY from the coding sequence ATGCGTCATCAACTCCTCTCTCGCGCCACCTGGACCTTCCGCGATGCCTCCACCAAGAAGTGGCTGCCCGCCACCGTGCCGGGTTGTGTGCATCTCGATCTGCGCCAGGCCGGGCTCATCCCCGACCCGTTTTTCGGCACCAACGAACTGGAGCTGCAGTGGATCGAAGAACGCGACTGGGAATACCGCGCCCGCTTTAAGGTTGATGCCCAGCTCCTCGGCGAGGAGATCGTCGAACTCGTCGCCGAGGGCCTCGACACCGTCGCCACCGTGACGCTCAACGGCAAGGTCGTCGCCCGCACCGCCAACATGTTCACGCCCTTCCGTTGGGACGTGAAGAAGCTGCTCAAACCCGGCGCGCAAAACGAGCTGCTCATCCGCTTCGACAGCGCGATGGCTTACCTGCGGGAGAATCACAACGCCCACACGTATCGGGAATTCAACGACCCGGTGGGCAACTCCAACCGCATCCGCAAACAGCAATGCCAGTTCGGCTGGGACTGGGGACCGCGTCTCGTCACCGCCGGCGTCTGGCGCTCCATCCAGCTCGAGGCCTGGTCGACCAACCGCCTCGACAACCTCGTCGTCAAACAGGTCCACGATGCCAAGGGCGGTGTGCAACTCGACCTCACGCCGGAACTCGCGCGTCCGGACGCCGATGCTGCCTGCCGCTGGAAACTCCAGCTCGACGGCGAGACCGTCGCCACGGGTGAGGGCGCTTCGATCGTCGTGCCGGATCCTCAGCTGTGGTGGCCGGCCGGGCAGGGCGCCCAACCGCTTTACACGCTCACCGTCGATGTGGTGGACGCCACCGGCACCAAGATCGGTCGCTGGAGCCAACGCATCGGTTTGCGCACCATCACGCTCGACCAGAGCAAGGACGAGTGGGGCGAGGCCTTCCGCTTCCTCGTCAATGGCCGTCCGATCTTTGCCAAGGGCGCCAACTGGATTCCGGCGCACAGTTTTGTCGTCGGTCTCTCCCGCGCCGACACCGAGCGCGACCTGCGCTCGGCCGTCGAAGCCAACATGAACATGATCCGCGTCTGGGGCGGCGGCATCTACGAGAGCGAGGATTTTTACGATGTGTGCGACGAGCTCGGCCTGATGGTCTGGCAGGACTTCGCCTTCGCCTGCACGCTGTATCCAGTCAATGAGGACTTCCGCGAACTCGTGCGCCCCGAGGCCACCGCGCAGATCCGCCGCCTGCGGCACCGCGCCAGCCTCGCGCTATGGTGCGGCAACAACGAGGTTTGGATGCTCAACCGCGAGACGGTGACCGACGAGACCAAGGTCGAGATTCGCAGCGCCTACGAAAAACTCTTCCACGAGCTGCTGCCCGAGGTGGTGGCCGAAAACGACCCGGCCACGTCCTACTGGCCGTCCTCGCCCTGGCGGCGCGACGGCGTGCACGGTCACGAGGCAGGCGAGACCTCCGGCGACTCGCACTACTGGGACGTCTGGCATTCGCGCAAACCGATCAAGTCCTACGAGCTGTGGAAGTTCCGCTTTGTATCCGAATTTGGGATGCAGAGCTACAGCTCGCCTGCGACCAACGCGACCTTCTGTCCGGCCGACGATACCAACGTCTTCGGTCCCACGATGGAGAACCACCAGAAGAACGCCGCCGGCAACCAGATCATCCTCGACTACGTGTCGCGCCAATACCGCTTCCCGCAGACGCAGGACGACCTGATTTACCTTTCCCAGCTCAACCAGGCGCGCTGCATGCAGATGGGCGTCGAGCATTACCGCCGCCTCATGCCGCGGTGCATGGGCGCGCTGTATTGGCAGCTCAACGACTGCTGGCCGGTCGCCTCCTGGAGCTCGATCGAATTCACTGGCCGTTGGAAAGCGCTGCACTACGCCGCCCGTCGCTTCTATGCGCCGGCGCTGGTATCGGCCCACGTGCCCGGCGACGAGCAGGTCACGATCGGCAACTACCGCAAGTCGACCATGGACGTCGCCCACCTTTACACGGTTTACGATGCGCCGGAGCCGACGCGCGGCGTGATGAGCTGGGACCTCATGCACATCGACGGCACCCGGCTCGGCGGCGGCACCAAGAAGGTCGTGCTGCGGCCGGGCGAGGCGGTGAAGCAGAAGACGCTCGATCTGCACAAGCTCTTCAAGAAGACCAGCCACGACGACGTGTATGTGCGCATCGCGCTCGAGATCGACGGCCAGCGGGTGAGCGAAGAAACCGTGTTGTTGGCCTCGCCGCGTTTCATGCACCTGCCACGTGGCAAGGTGCGCTGCAAGGTGAAGGCGCTCGATGCGCATCGCTTCCAGCTCACCTTCACCTCGCCGGTGCTGCAGCACCGTTTCGCCTTCGATCTGGGCAAGCTCGACTACCGCGCGAGCGACAACTTTTTCGAGTTGTATCCCAACGAATCGAAGTCGGTCGTGGTCACCCTCAAGCGCAAGCTCACCGCCGCCAAACTCCGCGAGCAACTGACCTGGCGCTCCCTGGTGGACACCTACTGA
- the queA gene encoding tRNA preQ1(34) S-adenosylmethionine ribosyltransferase-isomerase QueA encodes MSSLSTDLFDYDLPDHLIAQSPAARRDASRLLVVNRAERSIAHHAFTDLPGLLDANDVLIRNNAAVLPARLRAVRPTGGAVECFLLRAESTDDAGTELWWCLLRPGKRLPVGATFAHAGAFSAEVREKHADGVALVAFRLEQAGTTLKDVANRLGEMPLPPYIQRPADDTRRTADLERYQTVYADRSRQVAVAAPTAGLHFTPQILDAVEQRGITTAEVTLHVGLGTFRPVMVDNITDHDIHRELYELPPTTQATVLDPGGRRRVAVGTTSVRAIEDFCRKHTAPLGHPCVEEADIFIYPPRTFRSVDALITNFHQPRSTLLCLVSAFLTPGSTDGIAWIREIYAEAIAHEYRFFSYGDAMLIV; translated from the coding sequence GTGTCTTCCCTTTCCACCGATCTCTTCGACTACGATCTGCCGGATCACCTCATCGCGCAGTCGCCGGCCGCCCGCCGCGACGCGTCGCGCCTGCTGGTGGTCAACCGCGCCGAGCGTTCGATCGCGCACCACGCCTTCACCGATCTGCCCGGCCTGCTCGACGCCAACGACGTGCTCATCCGCAACAATGCCGCCGTCCTGCCCGCCCGTCTGCGCGCGGTGCGACCCACCGGCGGCGCGGTCGAGTGTTTCCTGCTCCGCGCCGAGTCGACCGACGATGCCGGGACCGAGCTCTGGTGGTGCCTGCTGCGCCCCGGCAAACGCCTCCCGGTCGGCGCCACCTTCGCCCACGCTGGCGCCTTCAGCGCCGAGGTGCGCGAAAAACACGCCGATGGCGTCGCGCTCGTGGCCTTCCGCCTCGAACAGGCCGGCACGACGCTGAAGGACGTCGCCAACCGGCTCGGCGAGATGCCGCTGCCACCCTACATCCAACGTCCGGCCGACGACACCCGCCGCACCGCCGACCTCGAGCGTTACCAAACCGTTTACGCCGACCGTTCCCGTCAGGTCGCCGTCGCCGCGCCCACCGCCGGACTGCACTTCACGCCGCAGATCCTCGACGCCGTGGAGCAGCGCGGCATCACCACGGCCGAGGTCACCCTGCACGTCGGTCTCGGCACCTTCCGCCCGGTGATGGTCGACAACATCACCGACCACGACATCCACCGCGAACTCTACGAACTGCCCCCGACCACGCAGGCCACGGTGCTGGATCCCGGCGGCCGCCGCCGGGTGGCGGTCGGCACGACCTCGGTGCGCGCGATTGAGGATTTTTGCCGCAAACACACCGCGCCGCTCGGCCATCCCTGCGTCGAGGAAGCGGACATCTTCATCTACCCGCCGCGCACCTTCCGCAGCGTCGACGCGCTCATCACCAACTTCCACCAACCGCGCTCCACCCTGCTCTGTCTCGTATCCGCTTTTCTGACACCGGGCAGCACCGACGGCATCGCCTGGATCCGCGAGATCTACGCCGAAGCCATCGCCCACGAGTATCGATTTTTCAGCTACGGCGACGCCATGCTGATCGTGTGA
- a CDS encoding FAD-binding oxidoreductase codes for MPSPALQTLQSQLPADRVAVDAATRAAYDADAQTAYRQRAIAVVTPHTTDELIRTVRWCHAEGVPFTVRGSGTGLSAGATPVEGGIAIVTTRLNRILRLDPVQRIAVVEPGVVNLNLTAAAAPHGLFYAPDPSSQPVCTLGGNVGFNAGGAHCLKHGMTSNHVLGLKAVLATGEVVTWGGDRGGTFGPDWTGLFVGNEGLFGVALEITLNLQPVTDGVFTVLAGFPSAEAAGDAVSAIIAAGIIPVAIELLDALTIQAVRPVAPLDYPPDCDALLVIELEGPGAIVAAERPRLEAVLRSTQTTGLVIARNAAERAAIWKVRKSSYSAYGRLAPSNMVQDCVVPRRHLGTALRRIGELSAAAQIPVANICHAGDGNIHPNLLHDATEPGIHERVEHLAGEILTMCLELGGSITGEHGVGLEKRPYLARMYGPAEIDFFHRLRHAYDPSGIANPGKLLPDRGESGPAERRPDPQKTTDLETVGWAFRPTSLAELAAIVRTTPRLRPVGAGTKPALNADYDGERVSLSGLSGITAYEPAEFVLTALAGTPLAEIQATLAAAGQCLAFDPPFAELGATLGGTVAANLNGPGSFGRGRVRDAVLGVTFVDGTGQILTVGSRVVKNVAGFDVPKFLVGSNGRYGVLAEITLKVVPLPEASITHVVPFADAAELQALLPRLANSPTLPEAIDVDLAAREVLVRHSGPRAALDELVAPLRHAIGELRALPESDAATCWALPRASHLGRVVIPTASLTAALADETFARHGRLSSAGAFAWLSTDDDPAPLHEACLKLGLEPQWLQAATSILRTNAAPATQIAAAVTQVFDPVGRFD; via the coding sequence GTGCCCTCCCCTGCCCTTCAAACTCTGCAAAGCCAACTCCCCGCCGATCGTGTCGCCGTCGACGCCGCCACCCGGGCCGCCTACGACGCCGATGCCCAGACGGCCTACCGCCAGCGGGCCATTGCCGTCGTCACGCCACACACCACCGACGAACTCATTCGCACCGTGCGCTGGTGCCATGCCGAGGGCGTGCCCTTCACCGTGCGCGGTAGCGGCACCGGTCTTTCCGCCGGCGCCACCCCGGTGGAAGGCGGCATCGCCATCGTCACCACCCGCCTCAACCGCATCCTGCGCCTCGATCCCGTCCAGCGCATCGCCGTCGTCGAGCCCGGCGTGGTGAACCTCAATCTCACCGCCGCCGCCGCGCCGCACGGCCTCTTTTACGCCCCCGATCCCTCCAGCCAGCCGGTCTGCACCCTCGGCGGCAACGTGGGCTTCAACGCCGGCGGCGCTCACTGCCTCAAACACGGCATGACCTCCAACCACGTGCTCGGCCTCAAAGCCGTGCTCGCCACCGGCGAGGTCGTGACCTGGGGCGGCGACCGCGGCGGCACCTTCGGCCCGGACTGGACCGGACTCTTCGTCGGCAACGAGGGCCTCTTCGGCGTCGCCCTCGAAATCACCCTCAACCTCCAACCCGTCACCGACGGCGTGTTTACCGTGCTGGCCGGATTTCCCTCCGCCGAGGCCGCCGGCGACGCCGTTTCCGCCATCATCGCCGCCGGCATCATTCCCGTCGCCATCGAGCTGCTCGACGCCCTCACCATCCAGGCCGTGCGGCCCGTCGCCCCCCTCGATTATCCGCCGGATTGTGATGCCCTGCTGGTGATCGAATTGGAAGGACCCGGCGCCATCGTCGCGGCCGAGCGCCCGCGCCTCGAGGCCGTGTTGCGCAGCACCCAAACCACCGGGCTTGTCATCGCTCGCAACGCCGCCGAACGCGCCGCCATTTGGAAGGTCCGCAAGAGCTCCTACAGCGCCTACGGCCGCCTCGCTCCCAGCAACATGGTGCAGGACTGCGTGGTGCCGCGCCGTCACCTCGGCACCGCGCTGCGCCGCATCGGCGAACTCTCGGCCGCCGCCCAAATCCCCGTGGCCAACATCTGTCACGCCGGCGACGGCAACATTCACCCCAACCTCCTGCACGACGCCACCGAACCGGGCATCCATGAACGCGTGGAACACCTCGCTGGCGAAATCCTGACCATGTGCTTGGAGCTCGGCGGCTCCATCACCGGCGAACACGGCGTGGGTCTCGAAAAACGCCCCTACCTCGCCCGCATGTATGGCCCGGCCGAGATCGATTTTTTCCATCGTCTGCGCCACGCCTACGACCCGTCGGGCATCGCCAACCCCGGCAAGCTCCTGCCAGACCGAGGGGAGTCGGGTCCCGCAGAGCGTCGACCCGACCCACAAAAGACTACTGATCTCGAAACTGTGGGTTGGGCTTTTCGCCCGACATCCCTCGCCGAACTCGCCGCGATCGTCCGCACCACGCCCCGCCTGCGCCCCGTCGGCGCCGGCACCAAACCCGCCCTCAACGCCGACTACGATGGCGAACGCGTCTCCTTGAGCGGCCTGAGCGGCATCACCGCCTACGAGCCCGCCGAGTTTGTGCTCACTGCCCTGGCCGGCACGCCGCTCGCGGAAATCCAGGCGACGCTCGCCGCCGCCGGCCAATGCCTCGCCTTTGATCCGCCCTTTGCCGAACTCGGCGCCACGCTTGGCGGCACCGTCGCGGCCAACCTCAACGGCCCCGGCAGTTTTGGTCGCGGCCGGGTGCGCGACGCCGTGCTCGGGGTAACCTTCGTCGATGGCACCGGCCAAATCCTCACCGTCGGCAGCCGCGTGGTGAAAAACGTCGCGGGTTTTGATGTGCCGAAATTCCTCGTCGGCAGCAACGGCCGCTACGGCGTGCTCGCCGAAATCACGCTCAAAGTCGTGCCGTTGCCCGAAGCGAGCATCACCCACGTCGTGCCCTTCGCCGACGCGGCCGAGCTGCAGGCTCTGCTCCCGCGCCTCGCCAACAGCCCCACCCTGCCCGAGGCCATCGACGTCGACCTCGCCGCTCGCGAAGTCCTGGTGCGTCACAGCGGTCCCCGCGCCGCCTTGGATGAGTTGGTCGCCCCGCTGCGCCATGCCATCGGTGAGCTCCGCGCCCTGCCGGAAAGCGACGCCGCCACTTGCTGGGCGCTGCCCCGGGCGTCCCACCTCGGCCGCGTGGTCATCCCCACCGCCAGCCTGACGGCTGCTCTGGCCGACGAGACCTTCGCGCGCCACGGCCGCCTGTCCTCCGCAGGTGCCTTTGCTTGGCTCAGCACCGATGACGATCCAGCCCCGCTGCACGAAGCCTGCTTAAAGCTCGGCCTCGAGCCGCAATGGCTCCAAGCTGCAACCTCAATCCTCCGGACCAACGCCGCCCCTGCTACGCAAATCGCCGCTGCCGTCACTCAGGTTTTTGATCCGGTCGGCCGCTTCGACTAA
- a CDS encoding UDP-N-acetylglucosamine diphosphorylase, with amino-acid sequence MRADEFFALPPSLQAFAAHFSAEAPVWDWIKAIKSAVTDLKGNTSERELPPGVVVEGEVWLDPTVKLPGHATLIGPAYIGAGTEIRPGAYVRGNVIVGAGAVLGNSCEFKNCLLLDGVQVPHFSYVGDSVLGNKAHLGAGVILSNLRLDQAEVLVHLPDRLAATGLRKMGAILGDAAEVGCNAVLQPGTLLGPRALVMPTLAFGGYLPAGQLAKGRTSVVVIPRRD; translated from the coding sequence ATGCGAGCCGATGAGTTTTTTGCGCTTCCTCCGTCCCTGCAGGCGTTTGCCGCCCATTTTTCGGCCGAGGCCCCGGTGTGGGACTGGATCAAGGCGATCAAGAGCGCGGTCACGGATCTGAAAGGCAACACGAGCGAGCGCGAGCTGCCCCCAGGGGTGGTCGTTGAGGGCGAGGTCTGGCTCGACCCGACGGTGAAACTGCCGGGGCACGCCACCCTCATCGGGCCGGCCTACATCGGCGCGGGCACGGAGATCCGTCCGGGCGCCTACGTGCGCGGCAATGTGATCGTCGGCGCGGGCGCGGTGCTGGGGAATAGCTGCGAGTTTAAGAACTGTCTGCTGCTCGATGGCGTGCAGGTGCCGCATTTCAGCTACGTCGGCGATTCGGTGCTCGGCAACAAAGCCCACCTCGGCGCCGGCGTGATCCTGTCGAACCTGCGTCTCGATCAGGCTGAGGTGCTGGTGCATCTGCCCGACCGCCTCGCCGCGACCGGCCTGCGCAAGATGGGCGCGATCCTGGGTGACGCGGCCGAAGTTGGCTGCAACGCCGTGCTGCAACCGGGCACCCTGCTGGGGCCGCGGGCGCTGGTGATGCCGACCCTGGCCTTCGGCGGCTACCTGCCGGCGGGGCAACTCGCCAAAGGTCGCACCAGCGTGGTGGTTATCCCCCGTCGCGATTAG